One stretch of Verrucomicrobiia bacterium DNA includes these proteins:
- a CDS encoding FAD:protein FMN transferase produces the protein MGYWYELGPAGHSPALHWRSAGLRLGVKVGLLVCYVLVAFGWLFGFSQVHAQTVSTLAGSETGAPAASVHHVTGSAMGMTWAVKWIGALERSVVEKETKGLLAEIEGQMSTYRNDSEISRFNAFAETNWFPVSTNLARVVEVSLDIARKTDGALDPTVFPLVQVWGFGPERRLGQLPTVKAIAVARARVGYTNLQVRLNPPAVRKLKEEVAMDVSAVAMGFAADRVGERLRQLGSTNHLVDMGGEFVARGEGPEGKGWSVGIEEPGTEGKKIQRVVVLRDECLATSGDDRNFRTINGKRYHHIIDPHTGWPSEAKVASATVIHTSCAQADGWATAMVVVGREKGEALAEGNGFRMILLGR, from the coding sequence ATGGGTTACTGGTATGAGCTAGGTCCTGCGGGACACAGTCCCGCGCTCCACTGGCGGAGCGCCGGTCTCCGACTCGGCGTGAAGGTGGGCTTGTTGGTTTGCTATGTGTTGGTCGCTTTCGGTTGGCTGTTCGGTTTCAGTCAGGTTCACGCGCAGACGGTTTCAACTCTCGCCGGGTCGGAGACCGGCGCTCCGGCTGCGAGTGTGCATCACGTCACCGGTTCAGCGATGGGGATGACGTGGGCGGTGAAGTGGATTGGGGCGTTGGAGCGCTCGGTGGTGGAGAAGGAGACGAAGGGTTTGCTGGCGGAGATTGAGGGGCAGATGTCCACGTATAGAAATGATTCGGAGATTTCGCGGTTCAATGCTTTTGCGGAGACGAATTGGTTTCCGGTTTCGACGAATCTGGCGCGGGTGGTGGAGGTGAGCTTGGACATCGCGCGGAAGACGGATGGAGCGCTGGACCCGACGGTGTTTCCGCTGGTGCAGGTGTGGGGATTTGGGCCGGAGCGGAGATTAGGTCAATTGCCGACGGTGAAGGCGATCGCGGTGGCGAGGGCGCGGGTGGGGTATACGAATTTGCAAGTGCGGTTGAATCCACCGGCAGTACGGAAGTTGAAAGAGGAGGTGGCGATGGATGTGAGTGCGGTGGCGATGGGGTTTGCGGCGGATCGGGTGGGAGAGAGGTTGAGGCAATTAGGCAGCACGAATCATCTGGTGGATATGGGAGGAGAGTTCGTTGCGCGGGGTGAAGGACCGGAGGGGAAGGGTTGGTCGGTGGGGATTGAAGAGCCGGGGACTGAAGGTAAGAAGATTCAGCGCGTGGTGGTGTTGCGGGATGAGTGTCTGGCGACTTCGGGGGATGATCGGAATTTTCGGACGATCAATGGGAAGCGGTATCATCACATCATCGATCCGCATACGGGCTGGCCGAGTGAGGCGAAGGTGGCATCGGCGACGGTGATCCATACGTCATGCGCGCAGGCGGATGGGTGGGCGACGGCGATGGTGGTGGTGGGACGGGAGAAGGGGGAGGCGTTGGCGGAGGGGAATGGGTTTAGGATGATTTTGTTGGGACGTTAG
- a CDS encoding 4Fe-4S binding protein: MSEQKPVQKSASRWVPIAMKVYRLAVILLIAWVVRDHHYRLRIQGDTPITADEVTKFLPEAKELRPDHSEFRGLEVLNAAGEKIGYVVRTSPDADHITGYVGRTDTLVALDKDLKVLGIKIRSSEDTRKHVEDVAIDRQFMKVWNGKKWEEVGEMTPKALRMEGVAGSSMTSLAMAEGIALRFRRSGNETSEQPAFRASTGDIGLAVVVIAALVMTFSNVEKRKWVRRVFQVIVIAYVGLISGDLVAQSLLMGWAKSGLPWRMAPGIVLLGVVALVVPWATRKPVYCLHLCPHGAAQELVGRLTPKKWRVSVPDDVAKRLRYLPGVLLFMVIAIVMLGLPIDLASVEPFDAYIIGVAGIATLLIALGGLIAAFFVPQAYCKFGCPTGAVLEFVRSRGLQDKFTARDAYAGVLLVVAVVIYWKYYALQQWILGPM; the protein is encoded by the coding sequence GTGAGCGAGCAAAAGCCAGTTCAGAAATCTGCTTCACGATGGGTGCCCATCGCGATGAAGGTTTATCGTCTGGCGGTTATCTTGCTTATCGCGTGGGTGGTGCGGGATCATCATTACCGGTTGCGCATCCAAGGGGATACGCCGATCACGGCGGATGAGGTCACAAAGTTTTTACCGGAGGCGAAGGAGTTGCGGCCGGATCATTCGGAGTTTCGTGGATTGGAAGTGCTGAATGCAGCGGGAGAGAAGATTGGGTATGTGGTGCGGACGTCGCCGGATGCGGATCATATCACGGGCTATGTGGGGCGGACGGATACGTTGGTAGCCTTGGACAAAGATTTGAAGGTGCTCGGTATCAAAATCCGCAGCAGTGAGGACACGCGGAAGCATGTGGAGGATGTGGCGATCGACCGGCAGTTCATGAAGGTGTGGAACGGAAAGAAATGGGAAGAGGTAGGGGAGATGACACCGAAGGCGTTGCGGATGGAAGGGGTGGCGGGTTCCTCGATGACGAGTCTGGCGATGGCGGAGGGGATCGCGCTGCGGTTTCGGCGGTCAGGGAATGAGACGAGTGAACAACCGGCGTTTCGGGCTTCGACGGGAGATATTGGATTGGCAGTGGTTGTCATTGCGGCGCTGGTGATGACGTTTTCCAATGTGGAGAAACGGAAGTGGGTGCGGCGGGTGTTTCAGGTGATCGTGATTGCGTATGTGGGGTTGATCAGTGGGGATCTGGTGGCACAATCGTTATTGATGGGGTGGGCGAAGTCGGGTCTGCCGTGGCGGATGGCGCCGGGAATCGTGTTGCTGGGCGTAGTCGCGCTGGTGGTGCCGTGGGCCACGCGGAAGCCGGTGTATTGCCTGCATCTGTGTCCGCATGGAGCGGCGCAGGAATTGGTGGGGCGATTGACGCCGAAGAAGTGGCGCGTGTCCGTGCCGGATGATGTGGCAAAGCGATTGCGGTATCTGCCGGGGGTGTTGCTCTTCATGGTGATCGCCATTGTGATGTTGGGATTGCCGATCGATCTGGCGAGTGTGGAGCCGTTTGATGCTTACATCATAGGCGTGGCGGGGATCGCGACGTTGTTGATCGCGCTTGGTGGATTGATCGCGGCGTTTTTTGTGCCGCAGGCGTATTGCAAGTTCGGGTGTCCCACGGGGGCGGTGTTGGAGTTCGTGCGTTCGCGCGGGCTGCAGGATAAGTTCACGGCGCGGGATGCATATGCGGGTGTGTTGCTGGTGGTGGCGGTGGTGATTTATTGGAAGTATTATGCGCTGCAGCAGTGGATATTGGGGCCGATGTGA